The following coding sequences are from one Rattus norvegicus strain BN/NHsdMcwi chromosome 11, GRCr8, whole genome shotgun sequence window:
- the Cep19 gene encoding centrosomal protein of 19 kDa isoform X1 — protein sequence MRSPVYPELHETMKYIAKKCGVRFQPPAMILIYENEAEGKSRQRIMPVRNFSKFSDCTRAAEQLKNNPRHKSYLEQVSLKQLEKLFVFLRGSLQGQSLAETMEQIQRETTIDPEEDLNKLDDKELAKRKSIMDELFEKNQKRKDDPSFVYDVEVEFPQDEQLLSCSWDTASVDEF from the exons ATGAGATCTCCAGTTTACCCTGAGTTACACGAGACGATGAAATACATTGCCAAGAAGTGTGGAGTTAGGTTCCAGCCTCCGGCCATGATCTTGATTTATGAGAATGAAGCTGAAGGAAAGAGCCGCCAGCGCATCATGCCTGTCCGAAACTTTTCGAAGTTCTCAG attgCACCAGAGCTGCTGAACAATTAAAGAATAACCCACGGCACAAGAGTTACCTGGAACAGGTGTCCCTgaagcagctggagaagctgtttgtttttttacgAGGTTCCCTACAGGGGCAGAGCCTGGCAGAAACAATGGAACAGATCCAGCGGGAAACAACCATTGATCCCGAGGAAGACCTGAACAAACTGGACGACAAGGAGCTCGCCAAAAGGAAGAGCATCATGGATGAGCTTTTCGAGAAAAATCAGAAGAGAAAGGATGACCCCAGTTTTGTGTATGACGTGGAGGTTGAGTTCCCTCAGGATGAGCAGCTGCTGTCCTGCAGCTGGGACACAGCATCCGTCGATGAGTTCTGA